A part of Puntigrus tetrazona isolate hp1 chromosome 21, ASM1883169v1, whole genome shotgun sequence genomic DNA contains:
- the kiaa1191 gene encoding putative monooxygenase p33MONOX isoform X2: MSGPGDLPALEAGPGASEGLLGGMSIPVGMTRRALSYDDNLERPMSPPPTDININNLWRRPVIPERKFARLAEEDESEGGVKQSATFESTKPQVPVVKAKASSVMNSLIIKQTQESMHKFEKQAGLTDTGYTPHKGLTAEETRYHRLAESMHKLQMQNVDAKEEKQPSSGQSTPAGTPQSSPKQRRRGWFSSQGSTASLTGSEMSTSSSSSIDLASSDGPVERWGAFGPRPQVSKSTTDPGGFALQSYKGAQKPTPMEVMKAQATRLVEDPTNFKAPPKMEIPTMEGKRQMTRPHKLKHRDMNVLTPSGF; encoded by the exons ATGTCTGGACCTGGAGACCTCCCAG CCCTGGAAGCAGGTCCAGGTGCCTCTGAGGGACTCCTTGGGGGAATGTCCATTCCTGTTGGAATGACCCGTCGGGCTCTCAGCTATGATGATAATCTTGAGCGCCCTATGTCTCCACCTCCAACtgacattaatattaacaacCTGTGGAGGCGACCTGTCATTCCTGAGAGGAAGTTTGCACGACttgctgag gaggATGAGTCAGAAGGAGGGGTAAAACAAAGTGCTACCTTTGAATCCACCAAACCTCAAGTTCCTGTGGTGAAAGCCAAAGCCTCTTCCGTCATGAACTCCCTTATCATCA AGCAGACCCAGGAGAGCATGCACAAGTTTGAGAAACAGGCAGGACTGACTGATACAGGCTACACTCCTCACAAAGGCTTGACTGCAGAGGAAACCCGCTACCATCGTTTGGCAGAGTCAATGCAT AAGcttcaaatgcaaaatgtagATGCCAAAGAAGAGAAACAGCCATCGTCTGGTCAGTCAACCCCTGCCGGGACCCCTCAGTCCTCACCCAAGCAGAGACGCAG GGGATGGTTTAGCAGTCAGGGCTCCACCGCTTCTCTCACCGGCTCTGAGATGAGCACCAGTTCCAGCTCCAGTATAGATCTGGCTTCCAGTGATGGACCTGTAGAACGCTGGGGCGCTTTTGGACCACGACCTCAAGTCAGCAAATCCACAACTGACCCAG GGGGCTTTGCCCTGCAGTCCTACAAGGGAGCTCAGAAACCCACCCCTATGGAAGTGATGAAAGCCCAGGCCACCCGCTTGGTCGAGGACCCCACCAACTTCAAAGCTCCCCCAAAGATGGAGATCCCCACCATGGAGGGGAAGAGACAGATGACACGACCTCACAAACTCAAACACCGGGACATGAACGTCCTGACACCCTCTGGATTCTGA
- the kiaa1191 gene encoding putative monooxygenase p33MONOX isoform X1 translates to MSGPGDLPALEAGPGASEGLLGGMSIPVGMTRRALSYDDNLERPMSPPPTDININNLWRRPVIPERKFARLAEEDESEGGVKQSATFESTKPQVPVVKAKASSVMNSLIIKQTQESMHKFEKQAGLTDTGYTPHKGLTAEETRYHRLAESMHKLQMQNVDAKEEKQPSSGQSTPAGTPQSSPKQRRRGWFSSQGSTASLTGSEMSTSSSSSIDLASSDGPVERWGAFGPRPQVSKSTTDPGTDAAITGGFALQSYKGAQKPTPMEVMKAQATRLVEDPTNFKAPPKMEIPTMEGKRQMTRPHKLKHRDMNVLTPSGF, encoded by the exons ATGTCTGGACCTGGAGACCTCCCAG CCCTGGAAGCAGGTCCAGGTGCCTCTGAGGGACTCCTTGGGGGAATGTCCATTCCTGTTGGAATGACCCGTCGGGCTCTCAGCTATGATGATAATCTTGAGCGCCCTATGTCTCCACCTCCAACtgacattaatattaacaacCTGTGGAGGCGACCTGTCATTCCTGAGAGGAAGTTTGCACGACttgctgag gaggATGAGTCAGAAGGAGGGGTAAAACAAAGTGCTACCTTTGAATCCACCAAACCTCAAGTTCCTGTGGTGAAAGCCAAAGCCTCTTCCGTCATGAACTCCCTTATCATCA AGCAGACCCAGGAGAGCATGCACAAGTTTGAGAAACAGGCAGGACTGACTGATACAGGCTACACTCCTCACAAAGGCTTGACTGCAGAGGAAACCCGCTACCATCGTTTGGCAGAGTCAATGCAT AAGcttcaaatgcaaaatgtagATGCCAAAGAAGAGAAACAGCCATCGTCTGGTCAGTCAACCCCTGCCGGGACCCCTCAGTCCTCACCCAAGCAGAGACGCAG GGGATGGTTTAGCAGTCAGGGCTCCACCGCTTCTCTCACCGGCTCTGAGATGAGCACCAGTTCCAGCTCCAGTATAGATCTGGCTTCCAGTGATGGACCTGTAGAACGCTGGGGCGCTTTTGGACCACGACCTCAAGTCAGCAAATCCACAACTGACCCAGGTACAGATGCAGCCATAACAG GGGGCTTTGCCCTGCAGTCCTACAAGGGAGCTCAGAAACCCACCCCTATGGAAGTGATGAAAGCCCAGGCCACCCGCTTGGTCGAGGACCCCACCAACTTCAAAGCTCCCCCAAAGATGGAGATCCCCACCATGGAGGGGAAGAGACAGATGACACGACCTCACAAACTCAAACACCGGGACATGAACGTCCTGACACCCTCTGGATTCTGA
- the si:dkeyp-72g9.4 gene encoding uncharacterized protein si:dkeyp-72g9.4: MRPRSRLLAKRGLPTIREGYEELVQDLNQTNSQHTTTQDYFLSICHLARPTFPLHEPDCDILSIGPLDSPKPCLRLHRLRQHLQPPQPHTSTSSDQTIEHAHKEKDTTRSVPSEPLQAQATPEEDNGCRGDIPGPADPLEYLYSHRGALALSTRRGSVPPRRPRSDTFPCCSSAPDSQRKSSCPELCLPETVPVATVLQRSPLSRKKLDEGSLASRSGVPNKLDGAPAGWRGKSSRCMDKQTIVSHWISECRSAWKEARIRACMLPAIAEK, from the coding sequence ATGCGTCCCAGGTCCAGATTACTGGCTAAACGTGGCCTTCCCACCATCAGGGAGGGCTATGAGGAGCTGGTGCAAGACCTGAACCAGACCAACAGCCAGCACACAACCACGCAGGACTACTTCCTCTCCATCTGTCATCTGGCCCGGCCCACCTTCCCTCTGCATGAGCCCGACTGTGACATCCTTTCCATCGGGCCTTTGGATTCCCCGAAGCCATGCCTACGACTGCACCGCCTGCGCCAGCATCTACAGCCTCCGCAGCCCCACACCTCCACAAGCAGCGACCAGACCATCGAACATGCCCATAAAGAGAAAGATACCACCAGATCTGTTCCGTCGGAACCTCTGCAGGCCCAGGCCACCCCAGAGGAAGACAACGGATGCAGAGGTGACATCCCAGGCCCGGCAGATCCATTGGAGTACCTCTACAGCCACAGAGGTGCGCTAGCACTTTCCACCAGAAGGGGCAGCGTTCCTCCACGCCGGCCTCGCAGCGACACCTTCCCATGCTGTTCCTCGGCGCCTGATTCTCAGCGGAAAAGCAGCTGCCCAGAGCTTTGCCTGCCGGAGACGGTCCCTGTGGCTACGGTCCTGCAGCGGTCGCCGCTCAGCAGGAAGAAGCTGGATGAAGGCAGTCTGGCATCACGCAGTGGCGTTCCCAACAAGCTCGACGGCGCCCCTGCTGGTTGGAGAGGAAAGAGCAGCCGTTGCATGGACAAACAGACCATAGTGTCCCACTGGATCTCAGAGTGCCGCAGCGCATGGAAAGAAGCCCGCATTCGCGCATGCATGCTGCCCGCAATTGCAGAGAAGTAG